Proteins from a genomic interval of Phocoena phocoena chromosome 20, mPhoPho1.1, whole genome shotgun sequence:
- the SLC6A2 gene encoding sodium-dependent noradrenaline transporter isoform X1: MLLARMNPQVQPENSGAGPGSEQPQRKRKAAELLVVKERNGVQCLLASRDGDEQPRETWGKKIDFLLSVVGFAVDLANVWRFPYLCYKNGGGAFLIPYTLFLIIAGMPLFYMELALGQYNREGAATVWKICPFFKGVGYAVILIALYVGFYYNVIIAWSLYYLFSSFTLNLPWTDCGHAWNSPNCTDPKLLNSSVLGNHTTYSKYKFTPAAEFYERGVLHLHESSGIHDIGLPQWQLLLCLIVVVIVLFFSLWKGVKTSGKVVWITATLPYLVLFVLLVHGITLPGASNGINAYLHIDFYRLKEATVWIDAATQIFFSLGAGFGVLIAFASYNKFDNNCYRDALLTSTINCVTSFISGFAIFSILGYMAHEHKVNIEDVATEGAGLVFILYPEAISTLSGSTFWAVVFFVMLLALGIDSSMGGMEAVITGLADDFQVLKRHRKLFTFGVSFGTFLLALFCITKGGIYVLTLLDTFAAGTSILFAVLMEAIGVSWFYGVDRFSNDIQQMMGFKPGLYWRLCWKFVSPAFLLFVVVVSIINFKPLTYDDYIFPLWANWVGWGIAGSSMVLVPAYVVYKFLSTRGSLREMRMRQRRRGPANSCQISCQIKVPKAALILRGFPAQVGASLLPNDPINVRPNILTKDIIS; the protein is encoded by the exons ATGCTTCTGGCGCGGATGAACCCACAGGTGCAGCCTGAGAACAGCGGGGCGGGCCCGGGGTCGGAGCAGCCCCAGCGGAAGCGCAAAGCTGCAGAACTCTTGGTGGTGAAAGAGCGCAACGGCGTCCAGTGCCTCCTGGCATCCCGCGACGGCGACGAGCAGCCCCGGGAGACCTGGGGCAAGAAAATCGACTTTCTGCTGTCGGTGGTCGGCTTCGCCGTAGACCTGGCCAACGTGTGGCGCTTCCCCTATCTCTGCTACAAGAACGGTGGAG GTGCCTTTCTGATCCCGTACACCCTGTTCCTCATCATCGCTGGCATGCCCCTGTTCTACATGGAGCTGGCTCTGGGCCAGTACAACCGGGAAGGGGCAGCCACCGTGTGGAAGATCTGCCCGTTTTTCAAAG gaGTTGGCTACGCTGTGATCCTCATTGCACTCTACGTTGGCTTCTACTACAATGTCATCATTGCCTGGTCACTCTACTacctcttctcctccttcaccCTTAACCTGCCCTGGACTGACTGTGGCCATGCCTGGAACAGCCCCAACTGCACCGACCCCAAGCTCCTCAACAGCTCCGTGCTGGGCAACCATACCACGTACTCCAAGTACAAGTTCACGCCGGCAGCAGAGTTTTATGA ACGTGGCGTCCTGCACCTTCACGAGAGCAGTGGGATTCATGACATCGGCCTGCCCCAGTGGCAGCTCTTGCTCTGTCTGATTGTCGTGGTCATCGTCCTGTTTTTTAGCCTCTGGAAAGGAGTGAAGACATCAGGAAAG GTGGTGTGGATCACGGCCACGCTGCCTTACCTCGTGCTGTTTGTACTCCTGGTCCACGGCATCACGCTGCCCGGCGCTTCCAATGGCATCAACGCCTACCTGCACATCGACTTCTACCGTCTGAAAGAGGCCACG GTATGGATTGACGCTGCAactcagatatttttttccttgggtGCTGGATTTGGTGTCTTGATTGCATTTGCTAGTTacaacaaatttgacaacaacTGCTATAG gGATGCCCTGCTCACCAGCACCATCAACTGTGTCACCAGCTTCATCTCTGGGTTCGCCATCTTCTCCATCCTTGGTTACATGGCCCATGAACACAAGGTCAACATTGAGGATGTGGCCACTGAAG GAGCTGGCCTGGTCTTCATCCTGTACCCAGAAGCCATTTCCACCCTATCAGGATCCACGTTCTGGGCTGTCGTGTTCTTCGTCATGCTCCTGGCTCTGGGAATTGACAGCTCA ATGGGAGGCATGGAGGCGGTCATCACGGGCCTGGCCGACGACTTCCAGGTCCTGAAACGACACCGGAAACTCTTCACATTTGGTGTCTCCTTTGGAACCTTCCTTCTGGCCCTGTTTTGCATAACCAAG GGTGGAATATACGTGCTGACCCTGCTGGACACGTTTGCGGcgggaacctccattctgtttgcTGTGCTCATGGAGGCCATAGGCGTCTCCTGGTTTTATG GTGTGGACAGGTTCAGCAACGACATCCAGCAGATGATGGGGTTCAAGCCGGGCCTGTACTGGAGACTCTGCTGGAAGTTTGTCAGCCCTGCGTTCCTCCTG TTTGTGGTGGTCGTGAGCATCATCAATTTCAAGCCGCTCACCTACGATGACTACATCTTCCCACTCTGGGCCAACTGGGTCGGGTGGGGCATCGCGGGCTCCTCCATGGTCCTGGTGCCCGCCTACGTCGTCTACAAGTTCCTCAGCACGCGGGGCTCCCTTCGCGAG ATGCGAATGAGACAGAGGAGAAGGGGACCTGCCAACTCTTGCCAAATATCGTGCCAAATAAAGGTCCCAAAAGCTGCCTTAATTCTCAGAGGGTTTCCGGCCCAGGTGGGAGCCAGTCTCTTGCCAAATGATCCCATTAATGTGAGACCAAACATTCTTACCAAAGATATCATTTCTTAG
- the SLC6A2 gene encoding sodium-dependent noradrenaline transporter isoform X2 yields the protein MLLARMNPQVQPENSGAGPGSEQPQRKRKAAELLVVKERNGVQCLLASRDGDEQPRETWGKKIDFLLSVVGFAVDLANVWRFPYLCYKNGGGAFLIPYTLFLIIAGMPLFYMELALGQYNREGAATVWKICPFFKGVGYAVILIALYVGFYYNVIIAWSLYYLFSSFTLNLPWTDCGHAWNSPNCTDPKLLNSSVLGNHTTYSKYKFTPAAEFYERGVLHLHESSGIHDIGLPQWQLLLCLIVVVIVLFFSLWKGVKTSGKVVWITATLPYLVLFVLLVHGITLPGASNGINAYLHIDFYRLKEATVWIDAATQIFFSLGAGFGVLIAFASYNKFDNNCYRDALLTSTINCVTSFISGFAIFSILGYMAHEHKVNIEDVATEGAGLVFILYPEAISTLSGSTFWAVVFFVMLLALGIDSSMGGMEAVITGLADDFQVLKRHRKLFTFGVSFGTFLLALFCITKGGIYVLTLLDTFAAGTSILFAVLMEAIGVSWFYGVDRFSNDIQQMMGFKPGLYWRLCWKFVSPAFLLFVVVVSIINFKPLTYDDYIFPLWANWVGWGIAGSSMVLVPAYVVYKFLSTRGSLRERLAYGITPENEHHLVAQRDVRQFQLEHWLAI from the exons ATGCTTCTGGCGCGGATGAACCCACAGGTGCAGCCTGAGAACAGCGGGGCGGGCCCGGGGTCGGAGCAGCCCCAGCGGAAGCGCAAAGCTGCAGAACTCTTGGTGGTGAAAGAGCGCAACGGCGTCCAGTGCCTCCTGGCATCCCGCGACGGCGACGAGCAGCCCCGGGAGACCTGGGGCAAGAAAATCGACTTTCTGCTGTCGGTGGTCGGCTTCGCCGTAGACCTGGCCAACGTGTGGCGCTTCCCCTATCTCTGCTACAAGAACGGTGGAG GTGCCTTTCTGATCCCGTACACCCTGTTCCTCATCATCGCTGGCATGCCCCTGTTCTACATGGAGCTGGCTCTGGGCCAGTACAACCGGGAAGGGGCAGCCACCGTGTGGAAGATCTGCCCGTTTTTCAAAG gaGTTGGCTACGCTGTGATCCTCATTGCACTCTACGTTGGCTTCTACTACAATGTCATCATTGCCTGGTCACTCTACTacctcttctcctccttcaccCTTAACCTGCCCTGGACTGACTGTGGCCATGCCTGGAACAGCCCCAACTGCACCGACCCCAAGCTCCTCAACAGCTCCGTGCTGGGCAACCATACCACGTACTCCAAGTACAAGTTCACGCCGGCAGCAGAGTTTTATGA ACGTGGCGTCCTGCACCTTCACGAGAGCAGTGGGATTCATGACATCGGCCTGCCCCAGTGGCAGCTCTTGCTCTGTCTGATTGTCGTGGTCATCGTCCTGTTTTTTAGCCTCTGGAAAGGAGTGAAGACATCAGGAAAG GTGGTGTGGATCACGGCCACGCTGCCTTACCTCGTGCTGTTTGTACTCCTGGTCCACGGCATCACGCTGCCCGGCGCTTCCAATGGCATCAACGCCTACCTGCACATCGACTTCTACCGTCTGAAAGAGGCCACG GTATGGATTGACGCTGCAactcagatatttttttccttgggtGCTGGATTTGGTGTCTTGATTGCATTTGCTAGTTacaacaaatttgacaacaacTGCTATAG gGATGCCCTGCTCACCAGCACCATCAACTGTGTCACCAGCTTCATCTCTGGGTTCGCCATCTTCTCCATCCTTGGTTACATGGCCCATGAACACAAGGTCAACATTGAGGATGTGGCCACTGAAG GAGCTGGCCTGGTCTTCATCCTGTACCCAGAAGCCATTTCCACCCTATCAGGATCCACGTTCTGGGCTGTCGTGTTCTTCGTCATGCTCCTGGCTCTGGGAATTGACAGCTCA ATGGGAGGCATGGAGGCGGTCATCACGGGCCTGGCCGACGACTTCCAGGTCCTGAAACGACACCGGAAACTCTTCACATTTGGTGTCTCCTTTGGAACCTTCCTTCTGGCCCTGTTTTGCATAACCAAG GGTGGAATATACGTGCTGACCCTGCTGGACACGTTTGCGGcgggaacctccattctgtttgcTGTGCTCATGGAGGCCATAGGCGTCTCCTGGTTTTATG GTGTGGACAGGTTCAGCAACGACATCCAGCAGATGATGGGGTTCAAGCCGGGCCTGTACTGGAGACTCTGCTGGAAGTTTGTCAGCCCTGCGTTCCTCCTG TTTGTGGTGGTCGTGAGCATCATCAATTTCAAGCCGCTCACCTACGATGACTACATCTTCCCACTCTGGGCCAACTGGGTCGGGTGGGGCATCGCGGGCTCCTCCATGGTCCTGGTGCCCGCCTACGTCGTCTACAAGTTCCTCAGCACGCGGGGCTCCCTTCGCGAG AGACTGGCCTATGGCATCACCCCAGAGAACGAGCATCACCTGGTGGCCCAGAGGGACGTCAGGCAGTTCCAA TTGGAACACTGGCTGGCCATCTGA